The genomic stretch TCGTCGACCTGACGCGCGGCGAGAAGAGCTCGCGCGGCACGCTCCAGTCCCGCGCGGAGGAGACGGAGGCCGCCACCCGCGCGCTGGGCCTGGCCCACCGGGAGAACCTGGAGCTGCCCGACGGCTGGCTCAATCCGTGGGCGGGCTTCGACACGCCCGAGCCCGAGCGCGCCCGCACCGCCGCCGTGGCCCGCGTGGTGGAAGCGCTGCGCCGCCTGCGTCCGGAGCTGGTCGTCGTGCCCTGGGAGCAGGAGCGGCACCCGGACCATGAAGCCGCCAGTGCGCTGGTGACGCGCGCCCTCTTCTTCGCGGGCGTGCGCAAGTTCGACGCCGAGCCCGCAGCGGAGCCCTTCACGCCGCGGCAGGTCCTCTACTACCCGCTGCGGCACCTGGCCGAGCCCAGCGTCGTCGTCGACGTCTCCGCCGTCTATGAGCGCAAGCTGGCGGCGGTACATTGCTACGCCAGCCAGGTGATGCCCCGGCCGGACGCCCCGCCCACGCTGGTGGGCTCACCGCTATCGCTGTCCTCGCTGGAAGCCAGGGATCGCTTCTATGGCGCGCAGATTGGCGTCACCCACGGCGAGCCCTACGTCCTCCGCGAGGCGTTGGGACTGGCCGACCCGCTCGACCACTTTCGCAGGAATAGCTTCGCCCGACCCCTGTTCTTCCCGGCACGCACATGAACGCCCCGCTCAACGTGGCCATCACCTGCTTTCCGACCTTCGGTGGCAGCGGCATGGTCGCCACGGAGATTGGCCTCGCGATGGCGGACCGGGGCCACCGCGTCCACTTCATCGCTCGGGACCTGCCGGTACGCCTCCATGGCGCGAACCGGAAGGTCGTCTTCCACGAGGTGACGGAGAGCGACTACCCGGCGCTCCAGCAGTCCAGCACCTATCCCATCGCGCTGGCCTCCAAGATGATCGAGGTCGCCAACTACGAGCGCCTGGACATCCTGCACGTCCATTACGCGGTGCCTCACGCCACCGCCGCGTGGATGGCGCGTGAGGTGCTGGGCCACAAGGCGCCGCGAGTCGTCACCACCCTGCACGGGACGGACACCACGCTGGTGGGAATCGACCCCAGCTACCTGCCGATTACGCGCTTCTCCATCACGCGAAGCGACGCGGTGACGGTGCCGTCGGCCTACCTGCGCCGCGCGACGTGGCGGGGCTTCGACATTCCCGAGAGCGTCCCCATCGACGTCATCACCAACTTCGTGGATACCGCCCGCTATGCCCCGGTGCGAGACCGCGCCTGCCTGCGCGCGCTCTTCCCGGCCCTGCGTGACCACGAGCCGGTGCTCATCCACGTCTCCAACTTCCGGCCGGTGAAGCGCATCGTCGACGTGGTCGCCATCTTCACCGAGGTCCACCGCCACCGTCCCTGCCGCCTAGTGATGGTGGGGGACGGTCCGGAGCGCTCGCCCGCGGAGCGGATGCTGCGGGAGATGGGCCTGGAGGGCCGCGTCGCGTTCCTCGGCAAGCAGGACCGCTTCGAGGAACTGGTCGCCGCCTCCGACGTCTTCCTGCTTCCCAGCGAGCAGGAGAGCTTCGGGCTCGCCGCGCT from Myxococcus xanthus encodes the following:
- the bshB1 gene encoding bacillithiol biosynthesis deacetylase BshB1 — protein: MSANGTAYGIDVLAFGPHPDDVELFCGGLLASMAARGYRTGIVDLTRGEKSSRGTLQSRAEETEAATRALGLAHRENLELPDGWLNPWAGFDTPEPERARTAAVARVVEALRRLRPELVVVPWEQERHPDHEAASALVTRALFFAGVRKFDAEPAAEPFTPRQVLYYPLRHLAEPSVVVDVSAVYERKLAAVHCYASQVMPRPDAPPTLVGSPLSLSSLEARDRFYGAQIGVTHGEPYVLREALGLADPLDHFRRNSFARPLFFPART
- the bshA gene encoding N-acetyl-alpha-D-glucosaminyl L-malate synthase BshA; its protein translation is MNAPLNVAITCFPTFGGSGMVATEIGLAMADRGHRVHFIARDLPVRLHGANRKVVFHEVTESDYPALQQSSTYPIALASKMIEVANYERLDILHVHYAVPHATAAWMAREVLGHKAPRVVTTLHGTDTTLVGIDPSYLPITRFSITRSDAVTVPSAYLRRATWRGFDIPESVPIDVITNFVDTARYAPVRDRACLRALFPALRDHEPVLIHVSNFRPVKRIVDVVAIFTEVHRHRPCRLVMVGDGPERSPAERMLREMGLEGRVAFLGKQDRFEELVAASDVFLLPSEQESFGLAALEALSCGIPVVASDLGGIPELVTHGETGFLAPLGDVPAMARHVLTLVEDAERWQGFSHRARAQVLERFQKEPAIDRYEALYRRLLTGPLRR